One window of the Fusobacterium animalis 7_1 genome contains the following:
- the atpA gene encoding F0F1 ATP synthase subunit alpha yields the protein MNIRPEEVSSIIKKEIDNYKKSLEIKTSGTVLEVGDGIARIYGLSNVMSGELLEFPHGVMGMALNLEEDNVGAVILGNASLIKEGDEVRATGKVVSVPTGDELLGRVINALGDPIDGKGEIHADKYMPIERKASGIISRQPVSEPLQTGIKSIDGMVPIGRGQRELIIGDRQTGKTAIAIDTIINQKGQDVKCIYVAIGQKRSTVAQIYKKLRDLGCMDYTIIVAATASEAAPLQYMAPYSGVAIGEYFMDRGEHVLIIYDDLSKHAVAYREMSLLLRRPPGREAYPGDVFYLHSRLLERAAKLSDELGGGSITALPIIETQAGDVSAYIPTNVISITDGQIFLESQLFNSGFRPAINAGISVSRVGGAAQIKAMKQVASKVKLELAQYTELLTFAQFGSDLDKATKAQLERGHRIMEILKQPQYHPFSVERQVVSFYAVTNGHLDDIEVSKVKRFEKELLDYLKANTDILSEIEDKKALDKELEERLKENIINFKKSFN from the coding sequence TTGAATATTAGGCCAGAAGAAGTAAGTTCTATTATTAAAAAAGAAATAGACAATTATAAAAAAAGTTTAGAGATAAAAACTTCTGGGACTGTTCTTGAAGTCGGAGATGGTATTGCTAGAATTTATGGTTTAAGTAATGTTATGTCTGGGGAACTTCTGGAATTTCCACATGGAGTAATGGGCATGGCTTTGAACTTGGAAGAAGATAATGTTGGAGCTGTTATTCTTGGTAATGCTTCTCTTATAAAAGAGGGAGATGAAGTTAGAGCAACTGGAAAAGTTGTATCAGTTCCTACTGGTGATGAGTTACTTGGAAGAGTTATAAATGCCTTGGGTGATCCTATTGATGGTAAAGGAGAAATACATGCTGATAAATATATGCCTATTGAAAGAAAAGCATCAGGAATTATATCAAGACAACCTGTGTCAGAACCTTTACAAACTGGTATTAAATCAATAGATGGTATGGTTCCTATTGGTAGAGGACAAAGAGAATTAATTATAGGTGATAGACAAACAGGTAAAACAGCAATTGCTATTGACACTATAATAAATCAAAAAGGTCAAGATGTTAAATGTATTTATGTAGCAATAGGACAAAAAAGATCTACTGTGGCTCAAATATATAAAAAATTAAGAGATTTAGGTTGTATGGATTACACTATAATAGTTGCTGCAACAGCATCTGAAGCAGCTCCTTTACAATATATGGCTCCTTATTCAGGTGTAGCCATTGGTGAATATTTTATGGACAGAGGAGAACATGTTTTAATAATCTATGATGATTTATCTAAACATGCTGTTGCTTATAGAGAGATGTCTTTATTACTTAGAAGACCACCTGGACGGGAAGCATATCCAGGAGATGTATTCTATTTACATTCAAGATTGTTAGAAAGAGCTGCAAAATTATCTGATGAATTAGGAGGAGGTTCTATAACTGCTCTACCAATTATAGAAACCCAAGCAGGAGATGTATCTGCATATATTCCTACCAATGTTATATCAATAACAGATGGACAAATATTTTTGGAATCTCAACTTTTTAACTCTGGATTTAGACCTGCTATAAATGCTGGTATATCTGTATCAAGAGTTGGAGGAGCAGCTCAAATAAAGGCTATGAAACAAGTTGCTTCTAAGGTAAAGTTGGAACTTGCTCAATATACAGAACTTTTAACTTTTGCACAATTTGGTTCAGATCTTGATAAGGCAACAAAAGCACAACTTGAAAGAGGACATAGAATAATGGAAATATTGAAACAACCTCAATATCATCCATTTTCAGTTGAAAGACAAGTTGTATCTTTCTATGCTGTTACAAATGGACACTTAGATGATATAGAAGTCTCAAAGGTTAAAAGATTTGAAAAAGAATTGTTAGATTATTTGAAAGCTAATACAGATATTTTAAGTGAAATAGAAGATAAAAAGGCTTTGGATAAAGAATTAGAAGAAAGGTTAAAAGAAAATATTATAAACTTTAAAAAAAGTTTTAATTAA
- the atpG gene encoding ATP synthase F1 subunit gamma gives MPGMKEIKSRIKSVQSTRQITNAMEIVSTTKFKKYSKLVSESRPYEESMRNILAHIAAGVKYEKHPLFDGRKEVKSIAILVMTSDRGLCGSFNSSTLKELEKLVKKLKNKNITIIPFGRKSIDFISKKKYNFSESFSKISPEEMNGIAGDISVEIVDKYNNHIYDEVYVIYNKFISALRYDLTCERIIPIERMEAEINSEYIFEPNTEYILSALLPRFINLEVYQAILNNAASEHSARKNSMGSATDNADEMIKTLNIKYNRNRQSAITQEITEIVGGASAL, from the coding sequence ATGCCTGGAATGAAAGAAATTAAGAGTAGGATTAAATCTGTTCAATCTACTCGTCAGATTACTAATGCGATGGAAATAGTTTCTACAACAAAATTTAAAAAATATTCAAAATTAGTATCTGAATCAAGACCTTATGAAGAAAGTATGAGAAATATTTTAGCTCATATAGCAGCAGGAGTTAAATATGAAAAACATCCATTGTTTGATGGAAGAAAAGAAGTAAAAAGTATAGCTATATTAGTTATGACTTCTGATAGAGGACTTTGTGGAAGTTTTAATAGTTCTACTTTAAAAGAATTAGAAAAATTAGTTAAAAAACTTAAAAATAAAAATATTACTATCATTCCGTTTGGAAGAAAGTCTATTGATTTTATTTCAAAGAAAAAATATAATTTTTCTGAATCTTTTTCAAAAATTTCTCCTGAGGAGATGAATGGTATTGCTGGAGATATTTCTGTTGAAATAGTTGATAAATATAATAATCATATCTATGACGAAGTTTATGTGATATATAATAAATTCATATCTGCTTTAAGATATGATTTGACTTGTGAAAGAATAATTCCAATAGAAAGAATGGAAGCTGAAATAAATAGTGAATATATATTTGAACCAAATACAGAGTATATATTGTCAGCACTTTTACCAAGATTTATTAATTTAGAGGTTTATCAAGCTATATTAAATAATGCTGCTAGTGAACATTCAGCAAGAAAAAATTCAATGGGTAGTGCAACTGACAATGCAGATGAAATGATAAAAACATTGAATATTAAGTATAATAGAAATAGACAATCTGCAATTACCCAAGAAATAACTGAAATAGTTGGAGGAGCATCTGCTTTATAA
- the atpD gene encoding F0F1 ATP synthase subunit beta — MNIGTITQIISAVVDVAFKDELPAIYNALKVKLEDKELVLEVEQHLGNNVVRTVAMDSTDGLKRGMEVIDTGKPITIPVGKVVLGRILNVLGEPVDNQGPINAETFLPIHREAPEFDDLETETEIFETGIKVIDLLAPYIKGGKIGLFGGAGVGKTVLIMELINNIAKGHGGISVFAGVGERTREGRDLYGEMTESGVITKTALVYGQMNEPPGARLRVALTGLTVAENFRDKDGQDVLLFIDNIFRFTQAGSEVSALLGRIPSAVGYQPNLATEMGALQERITSTKSGSITSVQAVYVPADDLTDPAPATTFSHLDATTVLSRNIASLGIYPAVDPLDSTSKALSEDIVGKEHYEIARKVQEVLQRYKELQDIIAILGMDELSDEDKLTVSRARKIERFFSQPFSVAEQFTGMEGKYVPVKETIRGFREILEGKHDDIPEQAFLYVGTIEEAVAKSKELAK, encoded by the coding sequence GTGAATATAGGAACTATAACACAAATTATAAGTGCTGTTGTAGATGTGGCTTTTAAAGATGAGTTGCCTGCAATATATAATGCTTTAAAAGTAAAATTAGAAGATAAAGAACTTGTACTTGAAGTTGAACAACACCTTGGTAATAATGTTGTAAGAACAGTTGCTATGGACTCAACTGATGGTTTAAAAAGAGGAATGGAAGTTATAGATACAGGAAAGCCAATCACTATCCCAGTTGGTAAAGTTGTTCTTGGAAGAATATTAAATGTTTTAGGAGAACCTGTTGATAATCAAGGACCAATAAATGCTGAAACATTTTTACCTATTCATAGAGAAGCACCTGAATTTGATGACTTAGAAACTGAAACTGAAATATTTGAAACAGGAATAAAAGTTATAGATTTATTGGCACCATATATTAAAGGTGGAAAAATAGGTCTGTTTGGAGGAGCAGGAGTAGGTAAAACAGTTTTAATAATGGAACTTATTAATAATATTGCAAAAGGACATGGAGGAATTTCTGTTTTTGCAGGAGTTGGGGAAAGAACAAGAGAAGGTAGAGATCTATATGGTGAAATGACTGAATCAGGAGTTATTACAAAGACAGCTCTTGTTTATGGGCAAATGAATGAACCACCTGGAGCAAGACTTAGAGTAGCATTGACAGGGCTTACAGTTGCAGAAAATTTTAGAGATAAAGATGGGCAAGATGTACTTTTATTTATAGATAATATATTTAGATTTACACAAGCAGGTTCAGAAGTTTCAGCATTGCTTGGAAGAATCCCATCTGCTGTTGGGTATCAACCAAACTTAGCAACAGAAATGGGAGCTTTACAAGAAAGAATTACATCAACAAAATCTGGTTCAATTACATCAGTTCAAGCTGTATATGTACCAGCTGATGACTTGACTGACCCAGCACCAGCTACGACTTTCTCACACTTAGATGCAACAACAGTTCTTTCAAGAAACATTGCATCTCTTGGGATATATCCAGCTGTTGATCCATTAGACTCAACATCTAAGGCTTTATCAGAAGATATAGTTGGAAAAGAACACTATGAAATTGCAAGAAAGGTTCAAGAAGTTTTACAAAGATATAAAGAACTTCAAGATATTATTGCTATCTTAGGTATGGATGAATTATCTGATGAAGATAAACTTACAGTATCAAGAGCTAGAAAAATTGAAAGATTTTTCTCACAACCATTTTCTGTTGCTGAACAATTTACAGGAATGGAAGGTAAGTATGTCCCTGTAAAAGAAACTATAAGAGGATTTAGAGAAATATTAGAAGGAAAACATGATGATATTCCTGAACAAGCATTTCTATATGTTGGAACAATAGAAGAAGCTGTTGCTAAATCAAAAGAATTAGCAAAATAA
- the atpC gene encoding ATP synthase F1 subunit epsilon — protein MSSFKVSVVTQIKKVLEQEAGYLRLRTSEGDIGILPNHAPYVAELAMGKMEIESPEKDKRDVYFLSGGFIEFSNNQATVIADEILPIEKIDIETEQEKIEELKKQLEKVSVEEEKTKIQKKIKISLKKIEAKNN, from the coding sequence ATGTCAAGTTTTAAAGTTAGTGTTGTTACACAGATAAAAAAAGTATTAGAACAAGAAGCTGGATATTTAAGACTTAGAACTTCTGAGGGAGATATTGGAATACTTCCAAATCATGCTCCTTATGTTGCTGAACTTGCAATGGGAAAAATGGAAATAGAAAGTCCTGAAAAGGATAAAAGAGATGTTTATTTTTTAAGTGGAGGATTTATAGAATTTTCAAATAATCAAGCAACAGTAATTGCTGATGAAATTCTTCCAATAGAAAAAATTGATATTGAAACAGAACAAGAAAAAATTGAAGAATTGAAAAAACAGTTAGAAAAAGTTTCTGTTGAAGAAGAAAAAACTAAAATACAAAAGAAAATAAAAATCTCTTTAAAAAAGATAGAAGCTAAAAATAATTAA
- a CDS encoding VOC family protein produces MKFHFLHQNFNVLNLEKSIKFYDEALGLKVVREKFAEDGSYKIVYLGDGITNFQLELTWLADRKEKYDLGDEEFHLAFEVDNYEEAFKKHKKMNCVVFVNEKMGIYFITDPDGYWLEILPPKK; encoded by the coding sequence ATGAAGTTTCATTTTTTACATCAAAATTTTAATGTTTTAAATCTAGAAAAAAGTATAAAATTTTATGATGAAGCTCTTGGACTAAAAGTTGTAAGAGAAAAGTTTGCAGAAGATGGAAGCTATAAAATAGTTTATTTAGGCGATGGAATAACAAATTTTCAGCTAGAATTAACTTGGCTTGCAGATAGAAAAGAAAAATATGATTTAGGTGATGAAGAATTTCATTTAGCTTTTGAGGTTGATAACTATGAAGAAGCATTTAAAAAACATAAGAAAATGAATTGTGTTGTTTTTGTAAATGAAAAAATGGGAATATATTTTATAACTGATCCTGATGGATATTGGTTAGAAATTTTACCACCTAAGAAGTAA
- the metK gene encoding methionine adenosyltransferase, which yields MKKFTYFTSEFVSPGHPDKISDQIADAILDACLKDDPNSRVACEVFCTTGLVVVGGEITTSTYIDVQDIVRKKIKEIGYRPGMGFDSDCGVLNSIHAQSPDIAMGVDIGGAGDQGIMFGGAVRETKELMPLALVLSREILVRLTNMMKSGEIKWARPDQKSQVTLAYDENGKIDHVDSIVVSVQHDEDVTHDEIEKTIIEKVVKPVLEKYKFSSDNIKYYINPTGRFVIGGPHGDTGVTGRKIIVDSYGGYFRHGGGAFSGKDPSKVDRSAAYAARWVAKNVVAAGFADKCEIQLSYAIGVSHPVSIKVDTFGTSKVDENKISEAILKIFDLSPKGIEKALELREGKFKYQDLAAFGHIGRTDIDTPWERLNKVEELKKAIEL from the coding sequence ATGAAAAAATTTACATATTTTACTTCTGAATTTGTATCACCAGGACACCCTGATAAAATTTCAGATCAAATTGCAGATGCAATATTAGATGCTTGTTTAAAAGATGATCCAAATTCAAGAGTTGCTTGTGAAGTTTTTTGTACTACTGGCTTAGTTGTTGTTGGAGGAGAAATAACAACATCAACATATATTGATGTACAAGATATTGTTAGAAAAAAAATCAAAGAAATTGGTTATAGACCAGGAATGGGATTTGATTCTGATTGTGGAGTTTTAAATAGCATACATGCACAATCACCAGATATTGCTATGGGAGTTGACATTGGTGGTGCTGGAGATCAAGGGATAATGTTTGGTGGTGCTGTTAGAGAAACAAAAGAACTTATGCCTCTTGCACTTGTATTATCAAGAGAAATATTAGTAAGGCTTACTAATATGATGAAAAGTGGAGAGATTAAATGGGCAAGACCTGATCAAAAATCACAAGTTACATTAGCTTATGATGAAAATGGAAAGATTGACCATGTAGATTCTATTGTTGTATCAGTACAACATGATGAAGATGTTACACATGATGAAATTGAAAAAACTATTATAGAAAAAGTTGTTAAACCTGTTTTAGAAAAATATAAATTTAGTTCAGATAACATAAAATACTATATTAACCCTACTGGAAGATTTGTAATTGGTGGACCTCATGGAGATACAGGTGTTACAGGTAGAAAAATCATAGTTGACAGTTATGGAGGATATTTTAGACATGGTGGAGGAGCTTTTTCTGGAAAAGATCCATCAAAGGTTGATAGATCAGCTGCCTATGCAGCTAGATGGGTAGCAAAAAATGTTGTAGCGGCAGGGTTTGCTGATAAATGTGAAATTCAATTATCTTATGCAATAGGAGTTTCTCATCCCGTATCTATAAAAGTTGATACTTTTGGAACTTCAAAAGTTGATGAAAATAAAATTTCCGAAGCTATCTTAAAGATATTTGATTTATCCCCAAAAGGAATAGAAAAAGCTCTTGAATTAAGAGAAGGAAAATTCAAATATCAAGATTTAGCAGCATTTGGACATATTGGTAGAACAGATATAGATACTCCTTGGGAAAGATTAAATAAAGTTGAAGAATTAAAGAAGGCTATTGAATTGTAA
- a CDS encoding DMT family transporter: MNLKKIYAKLTAKECAFIAIFFWATAFVFTKVVLKEVEAITLGVLRYFFVSIIAIFILIKEKVSFPNLKDIPAFLFAGFSGYAGYIVVFNTATVLSSPSTLSVINALAPAITAIIAYFMFNEKIKIIGWISMGISFCGILILTLWDGTLTINKGVLYMLIGCLLLSLYNISQRHLTKKYSSFVVSMYSMLIGGVLLVIYSPSSVGNMFNISFSSLILIIYMSIFPSIISYFFWTKAFELAKHTTEVTSFMFVTPVLATLMGIIILGDIPKLSTLIGGIIIILGMILFNKTK, from the coding sequence ATGAATTTAAAAAAAATATATGCAAAATTAACAGCAAAAGAGTGTGCTTTTATTGCAATCTTTTTTTGGGCAACAGCTTTTGTTTTCACAAAAGTTGTTTTAAAAGAAGTTGAGGCAATAACACTTGGAGTTCTAAGGTATTTTTTTGTATCCATTATAGCCATTTTTATACTTATAAAAGAAAAAGTTTCTTTTCCAAATTTAAAAGATATCCCAGCATTTCTATTTGCAGGATTTTCTGGATATGCAGGGTATATAGTGGTTTTTAATACTGCTACTGTACTTTCTAGCCCTTCTACTTTAAGTGTTATAAATGCACTTGCTCCTGCAATAACTGCTATCATTGCATATTTTATGTTCAATGAAAAAATAAAAATAATTGGCTGGATTTCAATGGGAATATCATTTTGTGGAATTTTAATACTTACTCTTTGGGATGGAACTTTAACAATTAATAAGGGTGTATTATATATGTTAATTGGATGTTTACTACTAAGCCTATATAATATTTCTCAAAGACATTTAACTAAAAAATATTCTTCTTTTGTTGTGAGTATGTATTCTATGTTAATTGGAGGAGTTCTTTTAGTTATCTATTCACCAAGCTCAGTTGGGAATATGTTTAATATAAGTTTTTCTTCTTTAATTTTAATTATCTATATGTCAATATTTCCAAGTATAATCTCTTATTTTTTCTGGACAAAGGCATTTGAACTTGCAAAACATACAACAGAGGTAACTTCTTTTATGTTTGTAACTCCTGTTCTTGCAACTCTTATGGGGATAATAATTTTAGGGGATATTCCTAAATTATCAACACTTATTGGAGGGATAATAATTATTCTCGGAATGATTTTATTTAACAAAACAAAATAA
- the nhaC gene encoding Na+/H+ antiporter NhaC: MFDLVQHRKPKKLEAFVMIIIVFLMLGYPMIMIPNMIPHIPVLITIIFLLLYGTINKVKFSLLQESMIQSVSTSMGAVFLFFFIGILVSVLMMSGAIPTLMFLGLNVISTKIFYLSSFLITAIIGISIGSSLTTVATLGVALMGMSNAFDLNPAITAGAIVSGAFFGDKMSPLSDTTGIAASIVGVDLFDHIKNMMYTTIPAFIISSIAFGLLSPWNKVGDISSVEQFREDILSTGLVNNLSLICFVILIILSIFKIPAILSIIYTSIVGLIISIINNHYTLQEISGFLFGGFSKANLSQNIASLLNRGGISSMFFTLTIVILALSLGGLLFGLGIIPTLLDSMAHLLINPSRATICVVLTALGVNYIVGEQYLSILLAGKTFKPIYDKLNLHSKNLSRTLEDAGTVINPLVPWGVCGVFVTSVLGVPTLTYLPFSFFCYLCIILTVISGFTGISITKNGDPDVA, from the coding sequence ATGTTTGATTTAGTACAACACCGTAAACCAAAAAAATTAGAGGCTTTTGTTATGATTATTATTGTATTTTTGATGTTAGGTTACCCTATGATTATGATTCCTAATATGATACCACATATTCCTGTGTTAATAACTATAATATTTTTATTGTTATATGGAACAATTAATAAGGTAAAATTTTCTTTGTTACAGGAAAGTATGATTCAATCTGTAAGTACAAGTATGGGAGCTGTGTTTTTATTTTTCTTCATTGGAATTTTAGTTTCTGTATTAATGATGTCAGGAGCAATTCCTACATTAATGTTTTTAGGACTTAATGTAATCTCAACTAAGATTTTTTATCTTTCATCTTTTTTAATAACTGCAATAATAGGAATTTCTATTGGAAGTAGTTTAACAACTGTTGCAACACTTGGGGTTGCACTTATGGGGATGTCAAATGCCTTTGATTTGAATCCTGCTATAACAGCTGGTGCAATAGTTTCTGGTGCATTTTTTGGGGATAAAATGTCTCCATTATCTGACACAACTGGGATTGCTGCTAGTATAGTTGGAGTTGATTTATTTGATCATATAAAAAATATGATGTATACAACTATTCCTGCTTTTATAATATCCTCTATTGCTTTTGGATTACTATCACCTTGGAATAAAGTTGGAGATATTTCAAGTGTTGAACAATTCAGAGAAGATATTTTATCAACAGGTCTTGTAAATAATTTATCTTTAATATGTTTTGTAATATTAATAATTCTTTCTATATTTAAAATCCCAGCTATTTTATCTATAATATACACAAGTATAGTTGGTTTAATTATTTCTATTATTAATAATCATTATACTTTACAAGAAATTTCTGGATTTTTATTTGGAGGTTTTTCAAAAGCCAATTTATCACAAAATATTGCTTCACTTTTAAATCGTGGAGGAATAAGTAGTATGTTTTTTACCCTTACAATAGTAATTTTAGCTCTTAGTTTAGGAGGATTGTTATTTGGTCTAGGAATTATTCCTACACTTCTTGATAGTATGGCACATCTTTTAATAAATCCTTCAAGAGCAACAATTTGTGTTGTCCTTACAGCATTAGGAGTAAATTACATAGTTGGAGAACAATATTTAAGTATTTTACTTGCAGGAAAAACTTTTAAACCTATATATGATAAACTTAACTTACATTCTAAAAATTTATCAAGAACTTTGGAAGATGCTGGTACAGTAATTAATCCATTAGTACCTTGGGGAGTTTGTGGAGTGTTTGTAACAAGTGTTTTAGGTGTTCCTACGCTTACTTATTTACCATTTTCGTTTTTCTGTTATCTATGTATAATATTAACAGTTATTTCAGGATTCACAGGAATAAGTATAACTAAAAATGGCGACCCCGATGTGGCTTGA
- the dtd gene encoding D-aminoacyl-tRNA deacylase has protein sequence MRTVIQRVKYAKVSVDGKILGEIDKGLLVLLGVTHEDTIKEVKWLANKTKNLRIFEDEEEKMNLSLEDVKGKVLIISQFTLYGNSIKGNRPSFIQAAKPDFAKELYLKFIEEFKNFGIETQEGEFGADMKVELLNDGPVTIIIDTKDANIK, from the coding sequence ATGAGAACAGTTATACAAAGAGTTAAGTATGCAAAAGTGAGTGTTGATGGAAAAATTTTAGGAGAAATTGACAAAGGACTTTTAGTTCTTTTAGGAGTTACACACGAAGATACTATTAAAGAAGTTAAGTGGCTTGCTAATAAAACTAAAAATTTAAGAATTTTTGAAGATGAAGAAGAAAAAATGAACTTGTCCTTGGAAGATGTAAAGGGAAAAGTTTTAATCATTTCACAATTTACTCTTTATGGAAATTCTATAAAAGGAAATAGACCATCTTTTATTCAGGCTGCCAAACCAGATTTTGCAAAAGAATTATATTTAAAATTTATTGAAGAATTTAAAAATTTTGGGATAGAAACACAGGAGGGAGAATTTGGTGCTGATATGAAAGTAGAGCTTTTAAATGATGGACCAGTAACAATAATTATTGATACTAAGGATGCAAATATAAAATAA
- a CDS encoding nicotinate phosphoribosyltransferase, which translates to MNNDIILTEFARVINSDRYQYTESDIFLVENMQNKIAVFDMFFRKTEDGGFAVVSGIQEVIHLVEVLNNTPEEEKRKYFSKVLEEKHLIDFLSKMKFTGDLYAIQDGEIVYPNEPIITIKAPLIQAKILETPILNIMNMNMGIATKASMVTRAADPIKVLAFGSRRAHGFDSAVEGNKAAIIGGCYGHSNLVTEYKYGIPSNGTMSHSYIQAFGVGAEAEKEAFVTFIKNRRQRKSNSLILLVDTYDAIHIGIENAIKAFKECGIDDNYKGLYGIRLDSGDLAYQSKKCRKRFDEEGFKKAKITLTNALDEQLIRSLREQGACVDMYGVGDAIAVSKSYPCFGGVYKIVELDEVPLIKISGDVIKISNPGFKELYRIFDKDGLAYADLITLVKNDSDKEKLLNNDELMIRDEKYEFKNSILKKGEYTYKKLTKIYIKDGVIDKELHDELFDIMKSQKHYFDSLAKVSPERKRLENPHSYKVDLSSDLIKLKYGLINKIKNV; encoded by the coding sequence ATGAATAACGATATAATTTTAACAGAATTTGCAAGAGTTATCAACTCAGATAGATATCAATATACAGAAAGTGATATTTTCCTTGTAGAAAATATGCAAAATAAGATTGCAGTCTTTGATATGTTTTTTAGAAAAACAGAAGATGGTGGTTTTGCTGTTGTGTCAGGAATACAAGAAGTTATTCATCTTGTAGAAGTTTTAAATAATACACCAGAAGAAGAAAAAAGAAAATATTTTTCAAAAGTATTAGAAGAAAAACATCTAATAGATTTTTTATCTAAAATGAAATTTACAGGGGATTTATATGCAATACAAGATGGAGAAATAGTTTATCCTAATGAACCAATAATAACCATAAAAGCCCCTTTGATACAAGCAAAAATTTTAGAAACTCCTATATTAAATATTATGAATATGAATATGGGAATTGCAACTAAGGCATCTATGGTTACAAGAGCGGCAGATCCAATTAAGGTTTTAGCTTTTGGAAGTAGAAGAGCTCATGGCTTTGACAGTGCAGTAGAGGGAAATAAAGCAGCTATAATTGGAGGTTGCTATGGACATTCAAATTTAGTTACTGAATATAAATATGGAATACCTTCTAATGGAACTATGTCCCATTCATATATTCAAGCATTTGGAGTTGGGGCAGAAGCAGAAAAAGAAGCCTTTGTTACTTTTATAAAAAATAGAAGACAAAGAAAGAGTAATTCATTGATACTTTTGGTTGATACCTATGATGCGATTCACATAGGTATAGAAAATGCAATAAAAGCTTTTAAAGAATGTGGTATAGATGATAATTATAAAGGACTTTATGGTATAAGACTTGATTCAGGGGACTTAGCTTATCAATCTAAAAAATGTCGTAAAAGATTTGATGAAGAAGGGTTTAAAAAAGCAAAAATTACTTTGACTAATGCTTTGGATGAACAATTGATAAGATCACTTCGTGAACAAGGTGCTTGTGTAGATATGTATGGTGTTGGAGATGCCATAGCAGTAAGCAAGTCTTACCCTTGTTTTGGTGGAGTATATAAAATAGTTGAACTAGATGAAGTACCTTTAATAAAAATTTCAGGTGATGTCATAAAGATTTCTAACCCTGGATTTAAAGAATTGTATAGAATATTTGATAAAGATGGTTTAGCTTATGCAGATTTAATAACTCTTGTTAAAAATGACAGTGATAAGGAAAAGTTATTAAATAATGATGAACTTATGATAAGAGATGAAAAATATGAATTTAAAAATAGTATATTAAAAAAAGGTGAGTATACTTATAAAAAACTTACAAAAATTTATATTAAAGATGGAGTTATAGATAAAGAATTACATGATGAACTATTTGATATTATGAAATCTCAAAAACATTATTTTGATTCTTTGGCTAAGGTTTCACCAGAAAGAAAAAGACTTGAAAATCCTCATAGTTATAAAGTAGATTTATCTTCTGATTTAATAAAATTAAAATACGGTTTAATTAATAAAATTAAAAATGTCTAA